One Desulfatitalea tepidiphila genomic region harbors:
- a CDS encoding class I SAM-dependent methyltransferase, whose protein sequence is MKESPRYLMENEEEIDRLEKKTDVRIVHEQALWAGIQPGMRVADIGCGSGITTRALYDLVQPGGEAVGVDMSEERLAFAQSKYGRPGVTFECRNALAPLNGMGLFDFIWVRFFLEYHRSRAFEIVQNLARITKPGGIVCLVDLDYNCLSHFSMPDRLAAALQGVMRKLEQEADFDPHAGIKLYSFLYDLGFEEIDAMLASHHLIFGQLKDVDAFNWTKKIEVAGQGSGYAFSEYSGGYAEFAEEFHAFFSDPRRFTYTPLIACRGRKPLKEEL, encoded by the coding sequence ATGAAAGAGAGCCCCCGTTACTTGATGGAGAACGAAGAAGAGATCGATCGCCTCGAAAAGAAGACCGACGTCCGTATTGTTCACGAACAGGCCCTGTGGGCCGGCATTCAGCCCGGTATGCGGGTAGCCGACATCGGTTGCGGTTCGGGGATCACCACCCGGGCGTTGTATGATCTCGTGCAGCCCGGGGGGGAGGCCGTGGGCGTCGATATGTCAGAGGAGCGACTGGCGTTCGCCCAGTCCAAATACGGCCGGCCGGGGGTGACGTTCGAATGCCGGAATGCATTGGCGCCGTTGAACGGCATGGGGCTTTTTGACTTTATCTGGGTGAGGTTCTTCCTGGAGTATCACCGCAGCCGGGCTTTCGAGATCGTTCAGAATCTGGCCCGCATCACCAAACCAGGCGGCATCGTCTGCCTGGTGGACCTGGACTACAACTGCCTGAGCCACTTCAGTATGCCCGATCGATTGGCCGCGGCCCTGCAAGGGGTGATGCGGAAATTGGAACAGGAAGCCGATTTCGATCCCCACGCGGGCATCAAGCTCTATTCGTTTCTCTACGATTTGGGGTTTGAGGAGATCGACGCCATGCTCGCCTCCCACCACCTGATTTTCGGTCAACTGAAAGATGTCGATGCGTTTAACTGGACCAAGAAGATCGAGGTGGCCGGTCAGGGATCAGGTTACGCATTCAGCGAATATTCTGGTGGTTATGCCGAGTTTGCCGAAGAGTTTCATGCGTTTTTTTCCGATCCCCGCCGCTTTACCTATACTCCGCTGATCGCCTGCCGGGGACGCAAGCCTCTTAAGGAGGAACTCTAA